The proteins below are encoded in one region of Streptomyces roseirectus:
- a CDS encoding isochorismatase family protein: MSGLPAIEPYPLPTADSLPARVPPWAVDPARAVLLLHDLQRYFLRPIPEPLRGQLIANAAELVNWARGKAVPVAYTAQPGGMTPQQRGLLKDFWGPGMRVDPADREVVEPVAPRDGDWLLTKWRYSAFFNSDLLKRMRDAGRDQLVVCGIYAHVGVLATCVESYTHDIETFLVADAVADFGERDHRMALEYAARTCAVVLPTKEVLA, translated from the coding sequence ATGTCCGGCCTGCCCGCCATCGAGCCTTACCCCCTCCCCACCGCCGACTCCCTCCCCGCCCGTGTGCCCCCGTGGGCCGTCGATCCCGCTCGGGCCGTGCTGCTCCTGCACGACCTCCAGCGGTACTTCCTCCGCCCCATCCCCGAGCCCCTGCGCGGGCAACTCATCGCCAATGCCGCCGAGTTGGTCAACTGGGCCCGTGGAAAAGCCGTTCCCGTCGCCTACACCGCTCAGCCCGGCGGTATGACGCCCCAACAGCGCGGTCTGCTCAAGGACTTCTGGGGGCCGGGGATGAGGGTCGACCCGGCGGATCGGGAAGTCGTGGAGCCGGTCGCGCCCCGGGACGGTGACTGGCTGCTCACCAAGTGGCGGTACAGCGCGTTCTTCAACAGCGATCTGCTGAAGCGGATGCGGGACGCCGGCCGGGATCAGCTGGTCGTGTGCGGGATCTACGCGCACGTCGGTGTGCTGGCGACCTGCGTGGAGTCGTACACGCACGACATCGAGACGTTCCTGGTCGCCGACGCCGTCGCGGACTTCGGTGAGCGCGACCACCGGATGGCCCTGGAGTACGCGGCCCGCACGTGCGCGGTCGTGCTGCCGACGAAGGAGGTCCTGGCGTGA
- a CDS encoding 2,3-dihydro-2,3-dihydroxybenzoate dehydrogenase, whose translation MDGRTALVTGAAGGIGTAIVRTLATAGVRVAAVDRDARELLDVTAKLSAGGLDIAPLPADITDEDAVRRVVDEAEHRLGPLDHLVNAAGILRLGPVRGYRTQDWADTFAVNTTGVFHVTRAVVDRMIARRSGAIVTVASNAARTPRSEMAAYAASKAAAAQFTKSLGVEVARYGIRCNVVAPGSTDTPMLSSMWRDESGRQATIDGSPSAFKLGIPLGKIARPEDVAAAVAFLLSDDAGHITLHDLTVDGGATLGA comes from the coding sequence ATGGACGGCAGGACCGCCCTCGTCACCGGCGCCGCCGGCGGCATCGGCACCGCGATCGTCCGCACCCTGGCCACCGCCGGCGTGCGCGTCGCGGCCGTCGACCGGGACGCCCGGGAACTCCTCGACGTCACCGCCAAGCTCTCCGCCGGGGGCCTCGACATCGCGCCGCTGCCGGCCGACATCACCGACGAGGACGCCGTGCGCCGGGTCGTCGACGAGGCCGAGCACCGGCTCGGGCCCCTCGACCACCTCGTCAACGCGGCCGGCATCCTGCGGCTCGGCCCCGTGCGGGGCTATCGGACGCAGGACTGGGCCGACACGTTCGCCGTCAACACGACCGGGGTGTTCCACGTGACCCGCGCGGTCGTCGACCGCATGATCGCCCGGCGCTCCGGCGCGATCGTCACCGTCGCGTCCAACGCCGCGCGTACGCCGCGCAGCGAGATGGCCGCGTACGCCGCGTCCAAGGCCGCCGCCGCGCAGTTCACCAAATCCCTCGGGGTGGAGGTCGCGCGGTACGGGATCCGGTGCAACGTCGTCGCGCCGGGGTCCACGGACACGCCGATGCTCAGCTCCATGTGGCGGGACGAGAGCGGGCGGCAGGCCACGATCGACGGCTCACCGAGCGCGTTCAAGCTGGGCATCCCGCTGGGGAAGATCGCCCGCCCCGAGGATGTGGCGGCGGCGGTGGCGTTCCTGCTGTCGGACGATGCCGGGCACATCACGCTGCATGACCTGACGGTGGATGGTGGGGCGACGTTGGGGGCGTGA